In the genome of Denticeps clupeoides chromosome 13, fDenClu1.1, whole genome shotgun sequence, one region contains:
- the LOC114801760 gene encoding LOW QUALITY PROTEIN: adhesion G protein-coupled receptor L4-like (The sequence of the model RefSeq protein was modified relative to this genomic sequence to represent the inferred CDS: inserted 1 base in 1 codon): MEHLFNSPMKLVLLAAWIFGLLGQGDFSDTCPPCHENATCEIKNGSSNKACFCNQGFTGDGKNECTDDDECEKVAHICGNHATCSNTVGSYYCTCVGGFKSTDGKTDFMPNDGTYCADINECEDQRRCGQFSHCHNTNGSFYCTCQRDYKTSSGTRTFRPESGTKCLKNNLPDCHYNKGCLRKSIDATLQHIFNVTPSHVMEEIRMQTSGDLTPTDVISYTEVLSAAALHFGNKSYPQDDVPMKAAISDFVKTVNNLVERDELVAWNSIKIPFRQETLTKLLHSVEQGTLALSKNAKNVTGMEVLEGDVELKLYTLNAKKPKVSASLGQNSIVLSPKFKNTTPPNGTVSVVFLQYKHIGALLTPTVDPGVVDYSQFAAAGPVTVNSQIVAAAIDPPQMYPLDSVSFTLKHSEAIDPKVDVTKCAFWKYSPDNMQGQWALEGCERSHVNSTHTTCTCNHLTHFTILMSSGRANLLAHYNILTRITQLGMVISLICLFLCIFTFWFFSEIQSTRTTIHKNLCCSLFMAEFIFLVGINMYTHKLFCSVVAGLLHYFFLAAFAWMCIEGIHLYLIVVGVIYNKGFLHRNFYIFGYGSPAVVVAISATLGYKYYGTNSVCWLSTENNFIWSFIGPACLIILVNLMAYAVIIYKVYRHTAVKKPEISHYENIRSCARGALALLFVLGATWTFGVLHILNETTLTAYLFTFTNAFQGMFIFIFLCVLSRKIQEEYYRLFXNMPCCFECLR, translated from the exons ATGGAGCACTTGTTCAACTCCCCAATGAAACTAGTACTTTTGGCAG CGTGGATTTTCGGTTTATTGGGCCAAGGGGATTTTTCTGACACCTGCCCACCCTGTCATGAGAATGCAACATGTGAGATAAAGAATGGCTCGAGCAATAAGGCTTGCTTTTGCAACCAAGGATTTACTGGTGATGGCAAAAACGAATGTACAG ATGATGATGAGTGTGAGAAGGTCGCACACATCTGCGGCAACCACGCCACGTGTTCTAACACAGTGGGAAGCTACTACTGCACGTGTGTCGGTGGGTTCAAATCAACAGATGGGAAAACTGATTTCATGCCAAATGATGGGACCTACTGTGCTG ACATAAATGAGTGTGAAGACCAGAGAAGATGCGGTCAGTTTTCTCATTGCCATAACACTAATGGATCATTTTACTGCACCTGCCAAAGAGATTATAAGACTTCGTCAGGGACAAGGACGTTTCGACCTGAAAGTGGAACAAAGTGTTTAA AGAACAATTTGCCTGATTGTCATTACAACAAAGGATGTTTAAGAAAATCAATAGATGCCACACTTCAGCAT ATATTTAATGTTACACCTTCCCATGTCATGGAAGAGATAAGAATGCAAACCTCGGGAGACCTCACCCCCACAGATGTCATCTCATACACAGAAGTCCTGTCTGCAGCAGCACTCCATTTTGGGAACAAGTCTTACCCTCAAGACGATGTTCCCATGAAGGCGGCAATCTCT GACTTTGTGAAGACAGTGAACAACCTGGTTGAAAGAGACGAACTGGTGGCCTGGAATAGTATTAAAATACCATTCAGACAAGAGACCCTCACCAAGCTCCTGCACTCGGTAGAGCAGGGTACACTGGCATTGTCTAAAAATGCTAAAAACGTCACTGGCATGGAGGTCCTCGAAGGTGATGTAG AGCTGAAACTCTACACCTTAAATGCAAAAAAGCCCAAGGTCTCTGCCTCTTTAGGACAGAACTCCATTGTGTTGTCTCCAAAATTTAAAAACACCACCCCTCCTAATG GAACAGTGTCTGTAGTGTTTCTACAGTACAAACACATCGGAGCGCTTCTGACCCCCACAGTTGACCCTGGTGTGGTCGACTATTCGCAGTTTGCCGCTGCAGGCCCGGTGACTGTCAACTCGCAAATCGTAGCAGCTGCCATAGACCCACCTCAGATGTACCCGCTGGACAGTGTGTCCTTCACCCTGAAACACTCTGAG GCAATTGATCCAAAAGTGGATGTGACAAAATGTGCCTTTTGGAAGTATTCCCCAGACAACATGCAGGGCCAGTGGGCCTTGGAGGGTTGTGAGCGTTCTCATGTAAACAGCACCCATACCACATGCACCTGCAACCACCTGACACACTTCACCATCCTCATGTCCTCTGGACGGGCAAAC cttttGGCTCACTACAACATCCTCACCAGAATTACCCAGCTGGGAATGGTGATTTCTCTCATCTGCCTGTTCTTGTGCATTTTCACATTCTGGTTCTTCAGCGAAATACAGAGCACCCGGACAACCATTCACAAAAACCTCTGCTGCAGTCTCTTTATGGCTGAATTCATCTTTTTAGTTGGGATTAATATGTACACCCACAAA CTCTTCTGTTCAGTTGTTGCTGGTCTGCTGCACTACTTTTTCCTTGCAGCGTTTGCATGGATGTGCATCGAAGGGATTCATCTGTATCTGATTGTTGTTGGGGTCATCTACAACAAGGGCTTCCTGCATCgcaatttttacatatttggcTATGGAAGCCCAGCTGTGGTTGTTGCCATCTCAGCCACGCTTGGTTACAAATATTATGGAACAAATTCAGT GTGCTGGCTaagcacagaaaataatttCATCTGGAGTTTTATTGGACCTGCATGTTTGATTATTTTG GTTAACCTAATGGCGTATGCGGTTATAATCTATAAGGTGTATCGTCATACTGCAGTGAAGAAACCAGAAATCAGCCACTATGAGAATATTAG GTCTTGTGCCAGAGGGGCGCTGGCACTTCTGTTCGTCCTCGGAGCAACATGGACATTCGGTGTTCTGCATATTCTTAATGAGACCACTCTTACGGCTTACCTCTTTACTTTTACCAATGCCTTCCAAGGAATGTTCATCTTCATATTCCTGTGTGTATTGTCAAGAAAG ATTCAGGAAGAGTACTACAGACTTT AAAATATGCCTTGCTGTTTCGAATGCCTACGATGA